From Bacillus solimangrovi, one genomic window encodes:
- a CDS encoding penicillin-binding protein, giving the protein MSKQIKSKNINRGAWLLTISFVLLFFVVLGRFLYIQIGKEVQGQDLEKIAEEKWTKQQALQGNRGKILDRNGVVIAEDIPKYSIYAILKEDYSKNSKVPLHIVEPRAAAVKLAPLLDMDVSELERILSKESHKDGIFQVEFGSNGRNIPLELKEKIESLNIPGIYFTSEMNRHYPNGTFASHVIGYALPNEEGDIMGEMGIELQYDELMTGSDGKMKFQSDRKGFKLPDPKEFIQLPQDGNDVYLTIDQKIQTFLEAAVSEVEEQYKPEQIIAIVADPKTGEILGMSTRPSFDPNVRNITNYRNEAVAYRYEPGSTMKVFTLAAAINEGKFPANEFYQSGTFRLSERYKPIKDHNGGQGWGQITYLEGIQRSSNVAVAKIVNEKLGTEKFYDYLVRFGFDRKTGIDLPNEVEGKILWNYPIEKITTSFGQGTTITPIQQIQAMTAIANEGKMMRPYIVKKIVDPTTNENVKQSKSEVVGEPVTAATANEVKGILETVVTSPNGTGKPYKIEDYSVAGKTGTAQIPNPEGGGYLYGHGNYFYSFLGLAPVDDPRLIMYVSVKQPELEPYEYATEPVSHIFNTVMENSLHYLNITPTEEVEEQTSGNDLQALGIEVPELEGESVKHAISMLEGNGIQPIILGDGKKIEQQLPFAGSQMIKSERVIIRTDGNTKMPDLTGWAMRDVLKVADLLHLKPNLIGSGYVTKQNIQSGAKVSKGDFLVVEFEKPNTPIEEEQEIEEDLPVDVPEGA; this is encoded by the coding sequence ATGTCAAAACAAATTAAAAGTAAAAATATTAACAGAGGAGCATGGCTATTAACAATTTCATTTGTCCTGCTCTTTTTTGTTGTGCTCGGCAGATTTCTATATATTCAAATTGGAAAAGAAGTGCAAGGTCAAGATCTAGAGAAAATTGCGGAAGAAAAGTGGACGAAACAACAAGCATTACAAGGTAACCGAGGGAAAATATTAGATCGCAATGGAGTCGTTATAGCAGAAGATATTCCAAAGTATTCGATCTATGCAATTCTTAAAGAAGACTACTCGAAAAATTCTAAAGTGCCATTACATATAGTGGAACCACGTGCAGCGGCAGTTAAACTAGCTCCATTATTAGATATGGACGTTTCCGAATTAGAGCGGATACTTTCAAAAGAATCTCATAAGGATGGTATTTTTCAAGTCGAATTTGGCTCAAACGGACGTAATATTCCACTTGAATTGAAGGAAAAAATCGAAAGCTTAAATATCCCAGGCATCTATTTTACTTCGGAAATGAATCGTCATTATCCAAATGGTACATTCGCTTCTCATGTTATCGGTTACGCGCTTCCGAATGAGGAAGGTGATATCATGGGCGAGATGGGTATTGAACTTCAATATGATGAGTTAATGACAGGCTCTGATGGGAAAATGAAGTTTCAAAGTGATCGAAAAGGGTTTAAACTTCCTGACCCGAAAGAGTTTATCCAGCTACCACAAGATGGGAACGATGTGTACTTAACGATCGATCAGAAAATTCAAACCTTTCTAGAAGCGGCAGTATCTGAGGTAGAAGAACAATATAAACCAGAACAAATCATAGCGATCGTTGCCGATCCGAAGACAGGTGAGATACTTGGGATGAGCACAAGACCGAGCTTTGATCCAAATGTTCGTAATATCACAAACTATCGAAATGAAGCAGTCGCATATCGTTATGAACCAGGTTCTACTATGAAAGTATTTACTTTAGCAGCAGCAATAAATGAAGGGAAATTTCCTGCAAATGAATTTTATCAATCAGGTACTTTTCGTCTATCAGAACGATATAAACCTATTAAGGACCATAATGGTGGACAAGGTTGGGGGCAAATTACTTATTTAGAAGGTATTCAGCGGTCTTCAAACGTTGCTGTTGCAAAGATAGTAAATGAAAAACTTGGTACAGAGAAATTCTATGACTACCTTGTGCGCTTTGGGTTTGATCGAAAAACGGGTATCGACTTACCGAATGAAGTTGAAGGGAAGATTTTGTGGAACTATCCGATAGAAAAAATTACAACGTCTTTCGGTCAAGGTACAACGATAACACCAATCCAACAAATTCAAGCGATGACAGCAATTGCAAATGAAGGTAAGATGATGCGACCATATATTGTCAAAAAAATCGTTGACCCTACTACAAATGAGAACGTCAAGCAATCAAAGTCTGAAGTGGTTGGTGAGCCTGTTACAGCTGCCACTGCGAATGAAGTGAAGGGAATTTTAGAAACAGTTGTCACTTCTCCAAACGGTACAGGTAAACCTTATAAAATAGAAGATTATTCAGTAGCTGGGAAAACAGGTACGGCACAGATTCCTAATCCAGAAGGTGGTGGCTATTTATATGGACATGGAAATTACTTTTATTCGTTTTTAGGCCTAGCACCAGTTGATGATCCACGACTTATCATGTATGTGAGTGTAAAGCAGCCTGAGCTTGAACCATATGAGTATGCAACTGAACCGGTTTCACATATTTTTAATACGGTTATGGAAAATAGCCTTCATTATTTAAACATTACACCAACAGAAGAAGTGGAAGAACAAACATCAGGAAATGATCTGCAGGCATTGGGAATTGAAGTACCTGAGCTTGAGGGGGAATCTGTTAAACATGCAATAAGCATGTTAGAAGGTAATGGAATCCAACCTATTATACTCGGTGATGGCAAGAAGATAGAGCAACAACTACCTTTTGCAGGATCTCAAATGATCAAGTCAGAACGTGTGATCATTAGAACTGATGGTAATACGAAAATGCCTGACTTAACCGGATGGGCAATGAGAGATGTGCTGAAAGTGGCAGATCTATTACATTTGAAGCCTAATTTGATTGGTAGTGGTTATGTAACGAAACAAAACATACAATCTGGAGCAAAAGTGAGTAAGGGTGATTTCTTAGTCGTTGAATTCGAAAAGCCGAATACACCAATCGAAGAAGAACAAGAAATAGAGGAAGATCTTCCAGTTGATGTACCTGAAGGGGCGTAA